Proteins encoded in a region of the Mercenaria mercenaria strain notata chromosome 1, MADL_Memer_1, whole genome shotgun sequence genome:
- the LOC128559007 gene encoding uncharacterized protein LOC128559007 produces MNLQKLQTQREGHRRFVDRYLIKIEHAKENSSLLEFNAILESIEAKVQILETLNEKILSNTEIECIEDEIFQAEEYSLQLEIKLRQLREFRNQQEKCSTTSLPREDQQTSREIHDQENSRESGDHQSLRERDGQRNGNASNSEDRYFNDRNVSNNSYNQFYRLPKISLPTFNGDILTWQSFWDSYESTIHMNNNLTDVQKFSYLKSQLEGKAAQVIEGFAMTNVNYIRAVDLLKERFGQQHKIMHVAMQSLLKLPAPSNRVTSLRNFYDKMETFIRSLEAMG; encoded by the coding sequence ATGAATCTACAGAAATTACAAACACAGAGAGAGGGCCACCGACGTTTCGTTGACAGATATCTCATCAAAATTGAGCACGCGAAGGAGAATTCGTCATTACTGGAGTTTAACGCTATTCTAGAGTCAATTGAAGCCAAGGTACAAATACTAGAGACACTTAACGAGAAAATACTTTCAAACACAGAAATCGAGTGTATAGAAGACGAGATATTCCAAGCAGAAGAGTATTCACTACAGCTGGAGATAAAGTTGCGTCAACTCAGAGAATTCCGAAATCAACAAGAGAAGTGTTCTACAACGTCACTTCCCCGAGAAGATCAGCAAACCTCAAGAGAAATACATGATCAGGAGAATTCTAGAGAGTCAGGTGATCATCAAAGTTTACGGGAGAGAGATGGACAGCGAAATGGTAACGCCTCAAACTCAGAAGATAGGTATTTCAACGACAGAAATGTGAGTAATAATTCGTATAATCAATTTTACAGATTACCTAAAATTTCCCTGCCAACATTCAATGGCGATATATTAACATGGCAATCATTCTGGGATTCTTATGAGTCTACCATACATATGAACAATAACCTTACCGATGTGCAAAAGTTTAGTTACTTGAAATCACAACTTGAAGGAAAAGCAGCACAAGTGATTGAAGGATTCGCCATGACAAATGTTAACTACATCCGGGCTGTTGATCTACTCAAAGAAAGATTCGGGCAGCAACATAAGATAATGCACGTAGCCATGCAATCCTTGTTGAAATTACCTGCCCCGTCAAACAGAGTTACTAGTTTGAGaaacttttatgataaaatggAGACATTCATACGTAGTTTAGAAGC